Part of the Caulobacter sp. SL161 genome is shown below.
CATGGCATGATCGCCCACCCGAGCCTGATCGACGTGCTGAAGGCCGGCGGTCGCGATCCGCTAGGCTTCGACAAGGCCGTCGCCGCCGCCGACGCCGATCCGGCCCGCGCCTGGCCGGCTGACGCGCCCAAGGTCGGCGACATCGTCTGGCTGCAACCGGGCCACTGCGACCCGACGATCAACCTCTACGACGCCCTGCACGTGTGGGACGGCGAGACGCTGGAGCGGTGGCCGGTGGACGGGCGGCGGATGAGTAGTCGTTAAACCGATCTCCCCGGCGAACGCCGGGGTCCAGATCGAGCCCGCAAGCGCCTCCGAAAATCGCGCTGTCTTTTGGCGCGAACACCCAAGAAGCACCGGATGAATCTGGGCCCCGGCGTTCGCCGGGGAAGTCGGGCCTTTGGGTAGCGGTAACCCGCTTCCCCTTAGGGCAAGAGCGCTCTAGGGTCCGCGCCCAACGACAAGATTTGCTCCAAGAGGGCTTACCGATGAAACGCCTGCTGCTCGCCACTGTCCTGATCGCCGCGCCCATGCTGGCGCACGCCTCAGACGCGCCGAAGATCGACCCCGCCAAACTGACCGCCCACATCAAGACGCTGTCCTCGGACGCCTTCGAAGGCCGCGGCCCGGCCACCGAGGGCGAAACCAAGACAGTCGCCTACATCTCCGAGCAGATGAAGGCTGTGGGCCTGGAGCCCGGCGGCGACCTGAAGGACGGCAAGCGCCTGTGGACGCAGGACGTGCCGCTCAGCAAGTTCGACATCGATGGGCCAGTGACCGCCCACGTCATGGTCGGCGCCGACCACATCATGCTCAGCCAGGGCGAACAGGTCGCCATCCGCGCGGCGATGACCAATGTGAACGCCGTCTCGATCAAGAACGCCCCGATCGTCTTCGCCGGCTACGGCGTCAAGGCGCCCGAGCGCAATTGGGACGACTTCAAGGGCATGGACCTGAAGGGCAAGGTCGTCGTCGTACTGATCAACGACCCCGACTTTGAGACGGGATCCGGCGACTTCGGCGGCAAGGCCATGACCTATTACGGCCGCTGGACCTACAAGTTCGAGGAAGCCGCCCGTCAGGGCGCGGCCGGCCTGCTGATCGTCCACGAAACCGCTCCGGCCTCTTACGGCTGGGCCACGGTGAAGAACTCCAACACCAACACGATGTTCGACATCGTCCGCAAGGAACCGGCCAAGCAACATCCGCCGATGGAAGGCTGGATCCAGCGCGACGTCGCCGTTGATCTGTTCAAGAAGGCCGGCCTCGACTTCGAAGCCCTGAAGAAGGCCGCGCAAAGCCGCGACTTCAAACCGGTGGAACTGAAGGGCGCGACCTTCTCGGCGGACTACAAGGTCAAGTACGAGGTGATCATCTCCAAGAACGTCGTCGGCAAGGTCACCGGCGCCAAGCGTCCGGACGAGACCGTGATCTTCAGCGGCCACTGGGACCACCTGGGCGTCGGCCTGCCGGACGCCAAGGGCGACAAGATCTATAACGGCGCCGTCGACAACGCGACCGGCATCGCCGCCATGCTGGAGATGGGCCGCCTGGCCGCCAGCGGCCCCCAAGCCGGACCGTTCGATGGTGTTCCTGGCCGTGACCGCCGAGGAAAAGGGCCTTCTCGGCTCGGAGTACTACGCGGCCAATCCGCTGTATCCGCTGGCCAAGACGGCGGGGGTGATCAACACCGACGCCCTGGACCCCACCGGCCCGGCCAAGGACTTCACCATCTCGGGCAACGCCAAGCTGGATTTGCTGGACGACCTGATCGCCAAGGGCAAGGCCGTCGGCCGTGTCTACACGCCTGATCCGGCCACTGAGGCCGGCTATTTCTACCGTTCGGATCACTTCCCCTTCGCCAAGCGCGGCGTGCCGGCCATCTCGTTCGGCTCGGGTGAGGATCTGGTCGAGGGCGGCGTCGCTGCGGGCAAGGCCGCCTCGGACGCCTATCGCATCAACGCCTACCACCAGCCCGCCGACGAGTGGAACGACAGCTGGCGCCTGGACGGCATGAGCGCCGACATCGCTCTGGTCTACAGCGTCGGCCGCGACCTGGCCGGCTCGACCCGCTGGCCCGAATGGGGCGAAGGCGCCGAGTTCAAGGCCACGCGCGACGCCAGCAAGGCTGAGCGGAAGTAGGCGTTGGTAACTGTCATCCCGGCCAAGCGCGCAGCGCGCCGAGCCGGGACCGCAGGAAGCTCCGCGCTTTCCGAGGTCCCGGGTCTGCGCTTCGCTCCGCCCGGGATGACACCTTGAGTTTGCGACCTTACCCCATGACCGCCTCCGTCTTCGACCTCTTCAAACTCGGCGTCGGCCCGTCGAGCAGCCACACCATGGGGCCGATGACGGCCGCCGTGCTGTTCATCGGCCGCCTGCGCGACGCCGGCAAACTGGCCGCCGTCGCGCGGGTGGAGACGCGGCTCTACGCCTCCCTGGCCCTGACCGGTCGCGGCCACGCCACCGATCGCGCGGTGATCCTGGGCCTGATGGGCTTCGTGCCAGCCGAGCTGGATCCCGACGCGGGCGAAGCGGCGCTGCTGGACTGTCAGGCTAGTCAGTCGCTGAAGCTGGGCGGTGAGGTCGATATCGCCTTCGACGCGGCGCGAGACATCGCCTGGCTAGGCCATGAGCGCCTGCCGCAGCATCCGAACGCCCTGACCTTCGCCGCCTATGACAAGGCCGGCCAGGTCCTGGCCGAGCGCACCTACTTCTCGATTGGCGGCGGGTTTGTCCGTGACGAGCGCGAGATGGGCCGCAACGCTCCGCCTGAGGACGGTCCCGCCATCCCCTTCCCGTTCGAGAGCGCCGCTGACCTGCTGGATCGCGCCGAGCAGGCGGGCCTCTCCATCGCCGAGGTCATGGCCGCCAACGAGCGCGCGCGGATGGGCGAGGGCGAGATGAACGCCGGCCTCGACCGCATCTTCGGCGCCATGGAGGCCTGCATCGATCGCGGCATGCGCCAAGAGGGCGTCCTGCCGGGCGGCCTCACCGTCAAGCGCCGGGCCCGCCAGATACATCAGACCATCCTGGGGCGGATGGAGCGCCAGATGAGCGACCCTCTGGCGGCGATGGACTTCGTCAACCTGTGGGCCATGGCGGTCAACGAAGAGAACGCTGCCGGCGGCCGCGTCGTCACCGCCCCGACCAACGGCGCGGCGGGCCTGGTTCCGGCCGTGCTGCGGTTCTTCGTCCGATTTCACAAGGGAACGCCCGAACAGATCCGCACGTTCCTGCTCACCGCGGCCGCGATCGGCGCGCTCTACAAGATGAACGCCTCGATCAGCGGCGCCGAGGTCGGCTGCCAGGGCGAGGTGGGCGTGGCCTGCTCGATGGCGGCGGCGGGCCTGGCGGCAGCGCTGGGCGGGACCAACGCCCAGATCGAGAACGCCGCCGAGATCGGCATGGAGCACAACCTCGGCCTGACCTGCGACCCGATCGGCGGCTTGGTCCAGATCCCCTGCATCGAGCGCAACGCGATGGGCGCCATCAAGGCCATCGACGCCGCCCGCCTGGCCCTGCTGGGCGATGGCCAGCACTCGGTGTCGCTCGACAAGGTCATCGCCACGATGAAGCGCACCGGCGAGGACATGAACGAGATCTACAAGGAAACCTCGATGGGGGGCCTGGCGGTGGGCCTGTCGGTGAACCGGGTGGAGTGTTGACCCCAAAATCCTCCCCCTAGCGGGGGAGGTGGTCGCGCAGCGACCGGAGGGGGAAGTCCTGCCGAGCCGGCCTCTCCCCTCTCCGTCGGCTGCGCCGACACCTCTCCCACGGGGAGAGGATTTTCGGTCTCGACGCGCGGTGAAACCTCGCCTAGTTTTCGCGTGAACAAGAGGGGAACAAGCGCACATGGGCAAGATCCGAACCGGCATCGGCGGCTGGACGTTCGAGCCCTGGCGCGGGACCTTCTATCCCGATGATCTGAAGCAGAAGGACGAGCTGAAATACGCCTCGTCCAAGCTGACCAGCATCGAGATCAACGGCACCTACTATTCGACCTTCAAGCCCAACAGCTGGATGAAGTGGCGCGACGAGACGCCGGACGACTTCGTGTTCGCGGTCAAGGCCAGCCGCTTCTGCACCAACCGCCGGGTGCTGTCGGAAAACAACGACTCGCTGGAGAAATTCCTGTCCCAGGGCCTGGAAGAGCTGGGCCCCAAGCTTGGTCCGATCAACTGGCAATTCATGGCGACCAAGAAGTTCGATCCGGCGGATTTCGAGGGTTTTCTTAAATTGCTGCCGAAGGAGCAGAAGGGCGTTCGCCTGCGCCACGCCATGGAGGTGCGCAGCCCCACCTTCGCCTGCCAGCAGTTTTACGACCTCTGCGCCCAGTACGGCGTGGCCATCGTCTACGCCGTCGACGACGAGGCGCCCGAATGGCCGCGCATAGACCAGCCGACCGCCGACTTCACCTACGCCCGCCTGATGTGCAGCCGCGAGGACGAGCCGACGGGCATGACGTCGGAGGAGCTGGATGGGGTAGTCGCCCAGACGCGCCAGTGGGCCGAACGCGGCGACGTGTTCGCCTACTTCATCGCGGGGGCCAAGGTGCGGAATCCTGCGGCGGCCATGGCTTTGATCGGGAAGCTGGGGGCTTAAAGCTCCCTCTCCCATTGGGAGAGGGTTGGGGTGAGGGGTTGTGGAGTCTGACGGCGTGCCGGCTGTCCAGTCGCCGGCGTAACCCCTCACCCTCCCGCCGCTTCGCGTCGGGCCCCTCCCTCTCCCAGAAGGAGAGGGATTTTCTTATACCTTCTTCGGAAACCACGGCACGAACCCGCTGGTCCGCGCGACGTACTCCTCATAGCCCGGCTTGCTCTTGCGCATCTTGCCTTCGGTGGTCGGCACGCCGCTCCACTTGGTCAGCAGGAAGGTCATCAGCAGCGGACCCGGCAGGGCCCAGGCGCCCAGGCCCGTCTCGGCGGCGATCAGATAAAGACCCCACCAGACGCAGGCGTCGCCGAAATAGTTCGGATGGCGGGTATAGCGCCACAGGCCCTTGTCCATGACCTTGCCGGCGTTGTCGGGATTGGCCTTGAAGGCGGTCAGTTGAGCATCGCCGATGGTCTCGAACAGGATGCCAACGATCGTCAGGGCCGCGCCGGCATAGGCCAGACCGCCCAGCACGCCCGGCCCCTGCCCAAGCTGCACCGGGAGGGCGACGAAGTAGCTCAGCACCGCCTGAAGGCCGAACACGATGATCAGAGACGTCGTGGCGAAGTTCCAGCGCTTGGTCTTCTCATAGTGGGCGAAGATCGCGACATAGCGGCGATCCGCGCCGTGCTTGCGCCAGCGCCACAAGAGATAGAGCCCCAGCCGCGCGGCCCACAGGGTGCAGAGCCCCGTCAGCAGCAGGCCATGCGGCGTGTGCTGGCCCTGCAGCAGGGTGCTCCAGGCCAGCAAGGCCATGCTGGGGCCCCACCAGGCGTCGATGAAGCTGACGTCCTTCGTCCGCAGACTGACGGCCCAGAGGGCGAGGAACGCGACCGCCGATACGGCGGCGTTGACAGCGAGGATGGTGAGGATGGGCATGAGCGGCTCTGGCGGAAGATGCGGATGATACGGGTGGTGGGGTGTTTTGGTTGATCCTCCCCCGCATCGCGGGGGAGGATTTCAAATCACGTTCCCACGACGAAGCTCACGGTCGTGGTTGTGGACCCGCCGATGTTCAGGGTCTGCACCGTCTTGGCCCCCTCGACCTGATAGTCGCCGGCCTGGCCGGTGGTCTGTTTCCAGGCGTCCAGAACCATGCGCACGCCGGTGGCGCCGACCGGATGGCCCGTGCCGATCAGGCCGCCTGAGGGATTGATCGGCAGCTTGCCGCCAATGGCGATGTCGCCGTTCTCGACGGCCTTCCAGCTCTCGCCAGGGGCCGTGAGGCCCAGGTGGTCGATGGCCATGTATTCGGTGGCGGTGAAGCAGTCGTGGGTCTCGACCGCGTCCAGGCCCGAGACGTCGGGCGCGATCCCGGCCCGGGCGCGGGCGTCGAGAATGGCGCGGCGCACCTGCGGGAAGACATAATCCTGGTCGCGGCTGGCTTCGATCTTCCGCGCATAGCTGAGCGGCGCCGAGCGATGGCCCCAGCCCTTGATGCGGGGAATGCTCTCAAGCGCGATCCCGCGCTTGTCGGCATAGGCGCGGGCGCGCTTTTCCGAGGCCAGGAAGATCACGGCCGAACCGTCGGTGACCTGGCCGCAGTCCTGCTTGCGCGTGCGCCCCTCGACCACCGGATTGGCGACGTCATCGGCGGTGAAGGCGTCGGGCCCGAAGTTCCAGCCGCGGGTCTGGGCGTTGGGATTGCGCTTGCCGTTGGCGAAGTTGACCTCGGCGATGCCCATCAGGTGTTCGTACTTCAGCCCATAGCGGCGGTCGTACTCGTCGGCCAGGTCGGAGAAGGCGCGCGGCCACAGGAAGCGCGCGTCCTGGAACTCGTGTCCGACCCAGGCGGCGCTGCCCAGGTTCTCGGCCGCCTTCTGGCCGGGCACGTTGCGCATCTGCTCGACGCCGACCACGCAGGCCAGGTCATAGCGCCCCGCCTCGATCTCGGCGGCCGCCGCGAGGATGGCGATGCTGCCAGAAGCGCAGGCCGCCTCGTGGCGTGCGGTCGGCAGGCCGTCGAACGCCGGATGTACGAGGCCGAACATGCCGCCCAGGTGGCCCTGGCCAGCGAACAGCTCGGCGGCGAAGTTGCCGACATGGCCGGTCTCGACGTCCTCGGGATCAAGATCGACAGCGGCAAGGCCCTCGCCCACCGCTTCGGCGAAGGCGTCGGCCAGTTCACGGCCCTCGCGGCTCCAGTTGGCGGCGAAATCGCTCTGCCAGCCGCCCAGTACGTAGACCATGGCTCCACCCCGCTTGTTCTAGTTAGTCCGATTATACAAGCGACTTGTCCGGAGTCCACGCCGTCGTCGAACATTGACTTGTCAGACCGAAACGCTCCACCAAGCCCGCCATGGTCCCGCCGACGGCTCCAGACCCTGCCCGGACAGCGCTGGTGCGCCGCAGTTCAGCCGCCCGCGCGCTGAACCTGATCGGCGACCGCTGGACCCTGCTCGTGCTCTACGCGGCCTTCATGGGCGTTAAGCGCTTCGACGGCTTCGTCGAGATGACCGGCGTGGCCCGCTCGCTGCTGACCGATCGCCTCAAGCGCCTGGAGACCGGCGGCGTGCTGGCGCGTCGGCTCTATCAGGACCGACCGCCCCGCTCTGAATATCGCCTGACGCCGATGGGTCGCGACCTCTACGACTCGGCGCTGATGCTGCTGGGCTGGGAGATGCGCTGGCGCTTTGATCCCACCTGCCCCTCGCATCAGATCGTCCACACGACCTGCGGTCAGCCGCTGAAGCCGATCCTGTGCTGCGCGGGCTGCGGCGAGGCGGTGAAAGTCCGCGACATCACCCTGTCGCCGGGTCCGGGCGCTGGCCTCGAGCCCGCTCCGCGCGCCCGGCACTCGCGCCGCGCCAGCCATGACGACGTCGGCGGCGAGGCGCTGCATCCGATGCTGGAGCGCGGGATCGAGGTGCTGGGCGACCGCTGGACCGCCCACGTGGTCGCCGGCGCCTTCTATGGCCTGCGCCGGTTCAAGGATTTCCAGGACGAACTGAAGGTCGCCAGCAACATCCTGACCGACCGCCTCGAACGGCTGGTGGCGCGCCACATGCTCGAGAAGGTCCGCTACCAGGAAAAGCCTGAGCGCTGGGAATACCGGCTTACCACCGAGGGTCGCGATCTCTTCCCCCTGATCGCCGCCCTGATGACCTGGGGCGACAAGTGGTTGTCAGGAAACGAGGGTCCACCGGAAATCCTGACACATCGTTGCGGCGCTCGGCTGGAGCCGGTGGTGCGGTGTGGGTCGTGCGAAGGCGGTGTCGATACGGGGAATACGCGGATTAAATCCTCCCCCTAGAGCCTGTCTGGTTTAGATGAAACCATCTAAACCAGATAAACAGGCTATAAAATCAAACACTTATAGCCCTTTCAAACGCTTTAGATGATTCCATCTAAAGCTAAAGGGCTCTAGCGGGGGAGGTGTCGCCGCAGGCGACGGAGGGGGAAGGTCTGAGGCGCCTGCCTCCTCCCCTCTCCGGTCGCTATGCGACCACCTCCCCCACAGGGGGAGGATTTAGAGCCATAGCCCTTCCCCGTCCGCTCCATCCCCCCAGAAACCCAGCTGCGGCGGCGTGATCCGCCCACGCTCCACCCGCAGGCCGCCGGGGTGATCGACCGCCAGCCACCAGGGCCCGTCGAGGTCGGCGAAATCGCTGGCGCCGCCCAGATGCAGCGCCGGCGCGACGCCCAGGGACGACGCCACCATGCAGCCCGTCATCACCTGAAAATCCAGAGCGCGGGCCGCCTTGAGCATGGCCACGGCCTCGGTCAGGCCGCCGGTCTTGTCCAGCTTCAGGTTCACCGCCGAATAGCGCCCGCGCAGGGCGGCCAGATCGCCGCCGACATGCACGCTCTCATCGGCGCAGACCGTGAAGGGCGGATCCCAGCCCTCCAGCGCCTGGTCCTCGCCGGCCTGCAAGGGTTGCTCGACAAGAGCGATGGGCAGGTCGGCCAGCAGCGGCTTCAGGTCGCTCAGGATTTCGAAGGTCCAACCCTCGTTGGGATCGACGATGAAGCGAGAATGCGGCGCCGCAGCGGCCACGGCGCGCAGACGCGCGGCGGGGTCTTCGGCCGACAGCTTGATCTTGATCAGCGGCGCGTCAGCGACCGCGCACGCGGCGGCGCCCATGGCCTCAGGGGTGTCGAGGCTAACGGTGACGGCGGTGACGAGGTCGCTGGGGATGGCAAGGCCCGTCGCCTTCGCGACGCTGACCCCGGTGCGCCGCGCCCGCAGGTCCCAAAGCGCCAGGTCGAGCGCGTTGCGGGCCGCGCCCGGCGGCAGGGCGGCGCAGGCGGCCTCCACGTCCTCGGCGGCGAGGACCGGCGCCAGCTGGGCCAGGACGCTCTCCACCGTCTCGCCGTAGCGCGCATAGGGCACGCTCTCGCCGCGACCGACATGGCCATCGCCCCGCGCGATCACCTCAACCACCTCGGCGGCGGTCTTGACCCCGCGCGAGATGCGGAACGGGGCCTTCAGCGGATGCGAGACCGGGCGGACGGAAACGGCGATCGACATGACCGCAGGGATGGCGCCGTTCGCCGGCCTCTACCAGCCCCAGTGACGCGGGATCGGCGAGTCGGCGCGGCGCTCGGCCATCACCTTCAGGGCAAGGGGCCGGTCGACCACGAACAGCATGAGCCA
Proteins encoded:
- a CDS encoding winged helix-turn-helix transcriptional regulator codes for the protein MVPPTAPDPARTALVRRSSAARALNLIGDRWTLLVLYAAFMGVKRFDGFVEMTGVARSLLTDRLKRLETGGVLARRLYQDRPPRSEYRLTPMGRDLYDSALMLLGWEMRWRFDPTCPSHQIVHTTCGQPLKPILCCAGCGEAVKVRDITLSPGPGAGLEPAPRARHSRRASHDDVGGEALHPMLERGIEVLGDRWTAHVVAGAFYGLRRFKDFQDELKVASNILTDRLERLVARHMLEKVRYQEKPERWEYRLTTEGRDLFPLIAALMTWGDKWLSGNEGPPEILTHRCGARLEPVVRCGSCEGGVDTGNTRIKSSP
- a CDS encoding acetyl-CoA acetyltransferase, with protein sequence MVYVLGGWQSDFAANWSREGRELADAFAEAVGEGLAAVDLDPEDVETGHVGNFAAELFAGQGHLGGMFGLVHPAFDGLPTARHEAACASGSIAILAAAAEIEAGRYDLACVVGVEQMRNVPGQKAAENLGSAAWVGHEFQDARFLWPRAFSDLADEYDRRYGLKYEHLMGIAEVNFANGKRNPNAQTRGWNFGPDAFTADDVANPVVEGRTRKQDCGQVTDGSAVIFLASEKRARAYADKRGIALESIPRIKGWGHRSAPLSYARKIEASRDQDYVFPQVRRAILDARARAGIAPDVSGLDAVETHDCFTATEYMAIDHLGLTAPGESWKAVENGDIAIGGKLPINPSGGLIGTGHPVGATGVRMVLDAWKQTTGQAGDYQVEGAKTVQTLNIGGSTTTTVSFVVGT
- a CDS encoding L-serine ammonia-lyase is translated as MTASVFDLFKLGVGPSSSHTMGPMTAAVLFIGRLRDAGKLAAVARVETRLYASLALTGRGHATDRAVILGLMGFVPAELDPDAGEAALLDCQASQSLKLGGEVDIAFDAARDIAWLGHERLPQHPNALTFAAYDKAGQVLAERTYFSIGGGFVRDEREMGRNAPPEDGPAIPFPFESAADLLDRAEQAGLSIAEVMAANERARMGEGEMNAGLDRIFGAMEACIDRGMRQEGVLPGGLTVKRRARQIHQTILGRMERQMSDPLAAMDFVNLWAMAVNEENAAGGRVVTAPTNGAAGLVPAVLRFFVRFHKGTPEQIRTFLLTAAAIGALYKMNASISGAEVGCQGEVGVACSMAAAGLAAALGGTNAQIENAAEIGMEHNLGLTCDPIGGLVQIPCIERNAMGAIKAIDAARLALLGDGQHSVSLDKVIATMKRTGEDMNEIYKETSMGGLAVGLSVNRVEC
- a CDS encoding dipeptide epimerase, with product MSIAVSVRPVSHPLKAPFRISRGVKTAAEVVEVIARGDGHVGRGESVPYARYGETVESVLAQLAPVLAAEDVEAACAALPPGAARNALDLALWDLRARRTGVSVAKATGLAIPSDLVTAVTVSLDTPEAMGAAACAVADAPLIKIKLSAEDPAARLRAVAAAAPHSRFIVDPNEGWTFEILSDLKPLLADLPIALVEQPLQAGEDQALEGWDPPFTVCADESVHVGGDLAALRGRYSAVNLKLDKTGGLTEAVAMLKAARALDFQVMTGCMVASSLGVAPALHLGGASDFADLDGPWWLAVDHPGGLRVERGRITPPQLGFWGDGADGEGLWL
- a CDS encoding DUF72 domain-containing protein codes for the protein MGKIRTGIGGWTFEPWRGTFYPDDLKQKDELKYASSKLTSIEINGTYYSTFKPNSWMKWRDETPDDFVFAVKASRFCTNRRVLSENNDSLEKFLSQGLEELGPKLGPINWQFMATKKFDPADFEGFLKLLPKEQKGVRLRHAMEVRSPTFACQQFYDLCAQYGVAIVYAVDDEAPEWPRIDQPTADFTYARLMCSREDEPTGMTSEELDGVVAQTRQWAERGDVFAYFIAGAKVRNPAAAMALIGKLGA